One window from the genome of Antechinus flavipes isolate AdamAnt ecotype Samford, QLD, Australia chromosome X, AdamAnt_v2, whole genome shotgun sequence encodes:
- the LOC127543142 gene encoding uncharacterized protein LOC127543142 — MSSVCGESSSANEPNSEPSTSGGPSPAPPQKMKPRGRDLSRSRRGRWLARSNSLGTWQPVRRSSSRLRAQRAAQQKQSEAQDQSYTFRVICMWAPGPEDRTGKMPCSHIYGSLTALGKHVIIDHIGVDKKPHYICNWLGCSRQDEPFKARYKLINHIRVHTAEKPFKCTFQGCTKRFARSENLKIHKRYHTGERPFKCPFEGCEKAFANSSDRKKHTFVHTKDKPYICKFPGCDKAYSHPSSLRKHRKLHQKGPKVGPTVTTRAGPSTSTRAGPSTSTGVCPSTSTRVGPSTSTGVGPSTSSPRASTSGTQAKELRNTTTPKKVVAPLISPTRILRVVLPKLSKSYIASICRASVPPRRMPAVSLPTIRLVRLPASVIEKYCHPPAHPPSSSQPPVQEEPIPPAAEFPVDLAPIPPDQVSTISPPLFPTNVNSPDFFLSSFSLLESLFAASPQEASSSSAPEVCYPPQSLTPPTSNIFNFDPFKFIRSVGPTDPPSPKFSSPPEFLAPRIRCCHHAHFRFPNPPTEYIAISPGSSITKPLITFFDDTMKHFSRDSQPNARPVEQSDKETSESEPEPELLFSPQTEFIEPESELFFSPQADFSPETQFFSPQGEFSPETEFFSPQAAFSPETEFFSPEAEFSPEAEFSPEAVFSPEAKLSLLVRRLHFLHQMLSLLSQKLLCLHQKLRL; from the exons ATGTCGAGCGTCTGTGGTGAATCTTCCTCGGCAAACGAGCCGAACTCTGAGCCAAGTACTTCAGGAGGGCCTTCCCCGGCACCCCCTCAGAAAATGAAGCCCCGGGGCAGGGATCTGTCCAGGTCCCGCCGCGGTCGGTGGCTAGCGAGGTCCAACTCGCTCGGCACTTGGCAACCGGTCCGTCGCAGCAGTAGCCGCCTCCGTGCCCAGCGAGCCGCCCAACAAAAGCAATCTGAAGCTCAGGACCAGTCCTATACATTTCGAGTAATCTGTATGTGGGCCCCGGGGCCCGAAGATCGTACAGGTAAAATGCCCTGTTCCCACATCTATGGATCCCTGACTGCCTTAGGCAAGCATGTCATCATTGATCATATCGGAGTCGATAAGAAGCCCCATTACATCTGCAACTGGTTGGGTTGCTCCCGTCAGGATGAACCGTTTAAAGCACGGTACAAGCTCATCAACCACATTCGTGTACACACCGCAGAGAAACCGTTTAAGTGCACTTTCCAAGGATGCACCAAAAGATTTGCCCGGTCCGAAAACCTGAAAATACACAAACGCTACCACACAGGAGAAAGACCATTCAAGTGTCCCTTTGAAGGCTGTGAGAAAGCATTCGCTAATAGTAGTGATAGAAAGAAGCACACATTTGTGCATACCAAAGACAAGCCATACATCTGCAAGTTCCCAGGCTGCGACAAGGCCTATAGTCACCCCAGCTCGCTGCGCAAGCATAGGAAGCTGCACCAGAAAGGCCCCAAGGTAGGCCCTACTGTCACCACCAGAGCGGGTCCCAGCACCTCCACCAGAGCGGGTCCCAGTACCTCCACTGGAGTGTGTCCCAGTACTTCCACCAGAGTGGGTCCCAGTACCTCCACCGGAGTAGGTCCCAGTACTTCCTCTCCTAGGGCCAGCACCTCTGGGACCCAGGCAAAGGAACTCCGCAACACAACCACACCTAAGAAAGTTGTTGCTCCACTCATCTCTCCCACTCGTATCCTCAGAGTAGTTCTACCAAAACTTTCCAAGAGCTACATTGCTTCAATTTGTAGAGCATCGGTTCCTCCACGTAGAATGCCAGCGGTCTCTCTTCCTACAATCAGGTTGGTCCGTCTCCCTGCCTCCGTCATCGAGAAGTATTGTCATCCCCCCGCCCACCCACCATCTTCTTCGCAACCTCCAGTCCAGGAAGAACCTATTCCACCAGCTGCTGAGTTCCCAGTTGACCTGGCTCCTATTCCTCCAGACCAGGTTTCTACCATCTCACCTCCTTTATTTCCTACTAATGTGAATTCTCCTGACTTTTTCTTGTCCAGCTTTAGCCTTCTAGAATCCCTGTTTGCTGCTTCCCCTCAAGAAGCTTCAAGCTCTTCAGCTCCCGAGGTTTGTTACCCTCCACAGTCTCTCACACCTCCAACTAGCAATATTTTTAACTTTGATCCATTTAAGTTTATTAGATCAGTGGGCCCCACAGACCCTCCAAGTCCAAAGTTCTCTAGCCCCCCGGAGTTTTTGGCTCCCAGGATTAGATGCTGCCACCATGCTCACTTCAGGTTCCCCAACCCTCCCACAGAGTATATTGCCATCTCCCCAGGGTCAAGTATTACTAAACCACTTATTACTTTCTTTGATGATACTATGAAGCATTTCTCTAGAGATTCCCAGCCAAATGCCAGGCCAGTGGAGCAAAGTGACAAAGAAACAAGTGAGAGTGAGCCAGAACCTGAGCTGCTTTTTTCACCCCAAACTGAGTTCATTGAGCCTGAAAGTGAGTTGTTTTTCTCACCCCAAGCTGACTTTTCACCagaaactcaatttttttcacCACAAGGTGAATTTTCACcagaaactgaatttttttcGCCACAAGCCGCATTTTCACcagaaactgaatttttttcGCCGGAAGCAGAATTTTCACCAGAAGCTGAATTTTCACCAGAGGCTGTGTTTTCACCGGAAGCT AAGTTGAGTTTGTTGGTCCGGAGGCTCCATTTTCTTCACCAGATGTTGAGTTTGTTGAGCCAGAAGCTCCTCTGTCTTCACCAGAAGTTGAGGTTGTAG